Sequence from the Corallococcus sp. EGB genome:
GGGCTGGGCGCTGGACCTGGACTCGCCCGCGGTGTCCATCCCTGTCTACTACTCCATCGACGGCAACCCGGCCTCCGTGGGCAACGTGGTGGCCAACCTCTACCGCTCCGACGTGAAGACCGCCTACCCCATGGCGTCCGGCGCGAACGGCTTCTCCTTCCGCATCCCGGACGTCTACGTGGACGGCCAGGAGCACACGCTGCGCATCTACGCGTTGGATCAGCAGGGCCGCAACAGCCCGCTGCTCGTCAACGCGCCCAAGACGTTCCGGCTGGCCATGCCCTCCGTCTACAAGGCGGGCGTCTTCGCGGGCACGGGCAGCGCGGATCAGCTCATCGCCATTGACGGCTCGGGCTACGGCCCGCGCGTGAGCGTCTCCGGCTACGTCAACGCCAACGGCTTCCCCAACACCCACTACCAGGAGGCCTGGAACGCGTCCGGCCTGCTCAACGGCTGGCACAACCCCAGCGACATCAAGCTGGTGGGTGACTTCCGCGGCCTGGGCTACGATCAGATGCTCTTCATCAACACCGACGGCCTGAACGGCCGGGTGATGGTCGCCGACTTCCGCGACGGCGTCGCCCCCGCGGAGGTGCGCTACCTCGAGCCCTGGGGCCTGAGCGGCCTGCTCGACGGCTGGCATGATCCGGAGGACCTCCAGCTCGCGGGCGACTTCCTCCACCGGGGCCATGATCAGGTGCTGTTCTTCAACCGCTCCGGCACGGGTGGGCGCGTGATGATCGCCGACTTCAGCGACGGCGTGGCTCCCGCGGAGGTCGGCTACCAGGAGTCCTGGACCGCGCCGAACTCCTTCGAGGACTGCTCCGAGCCGGACGACAAGCTCTACGTCGGTGACTTCCAGCACCGGGGCTACGACCAGGTGCTCTGCCTCAACCGCTCCGGCACGGGGGCGCGGGTGAAGATCCTCGACTTCAGCGCGGGCGTGGGCCCGGCACAGGTGCGCTACGAGGAGGCGTCCGGCGCCTTCCCCTTGCTGGACGGCCTGATGGACGCGGACGACAACCAGGCGGCAGGTGACTTCCGCGGCCTGGGCTACGACCAGCTGCTGCTGGTGAACAACGGCACCACGGGCACGGCCATGCTCATCGCGGACTTCCTCGACGGCGTCGCGCCCGCCGAGGTGCGCTACAGCGAGGCGCAGGGCGTGAGCTACTACCCGGCGCTGCTGGCCAACCGGATGCTGGTGGGTGACTTCCGCGGCCTGGGCCACGACCAGGTGCTCTACGGCGGCTGGTACGACCCCTCCTACGCCACCATCATCCTGGACTTCTCCGACGGCGTCGCCCCGCCGGAGCGGCTCTTCCAGAAGGTGGAGCTGAACTGAGGCCGCGGTCCCGGTGACACCGGCGGAGCCGCTCCCCTCCACTTCAGGGCAGCGGCTCCGTCCGGTGCTTGCGCGCCGGGTTCTCGTGTCCCACGCGGTACCAGTGGTAGCCGTAGCCCTCCAGCATGAGCACGTGGCGCTGGCCGTCCACGGGCTCGGAGTGGGCCTCGGTCAGCACGTTGAACAGCGTGCAGGGCTCGCCGCCGCCGGGGTCCAGCTTCACCGTGCAGGGCTTGGACGACAGGTTGTGCAGCACCACCATCGCGTTGCCCTTCCAGTCGTACCGGATGGCCAGCACGCCCTTGTTGCCCGTGCGCAGCACCTTCCACGCGCCCCACCCCAGCTCCGGGCACTCCTTGCGCGCGCGGATGATGCGCTCCGTCCAGTTGAGCTGCGAGCCCGGGTTGCGGCGCTGCTGCGCCACATTCACCTGCCGGAAGCCGAACGGGCCGTCCGACACCAGGGGCTTGACCGGCGTCTCGGCCAGGGTGAAGCCGCCGTGCGGCTCCGGGCTCCACTGCATGGGCGTGCGCACCGCCTGCCGCTCCGCCAGCGCCAGGTTCTCCCCCATGCCCAGCTCGTCGCCGTACCAGACCACCGGCGTCCCCGGCAGTGAGAACATCAGGCTGTACGCCAGCTCGATGCGGCGGCGGTCCCCGTCCAGCATCGGCGCGAGCCTCCGGCGCAGGCCGCGGTCATACAGCTGCATGTCCTTGTCGGGCCCCAGCGCCTGGAACACCGCCTGCCGGTCCGCGTCCGACAGCCGGCCCAGGTCCAGCTCATCGTGGTTGCGCAGGAAGTTCGCCCATTGCGCCGTATGCGGCAGCTTGGGCGCGGACTTCAGCGCCTGCACCAGCGGCGTGACGTCGCCTTTCGTGAGCGCCAGGTAGAAGTTCTGGTTCGCCAGGAAGTTGAACACCAGCTGCATTCGGTCGTTGTCGCCGAAGAACTCCATCACCTCGTCCATGGTGACGTTGGCCTCCGCGAGCAGGATGGCGTCGCCCCTTCGCCACGACAGGAACTCGCGCATCTCCTCCAGCAGCTTGTAGGGGTTCTTCACGCCCGGGTTCTTCAGGCCCTTCAGCTCCACCAGGAAGGGCACCGCGTCCACGCGGAAGCCGGACACGCCCAGCTCCAGCCAGAACCCCATGATCTTGAGGATCTGCTCGCGCACCTCCGGGTTCGCCACGTTGAGGTCGGGCTGGAAGTCGAAGAAGCGGTGGAAGTACCAGAGGCGTGCCTCCTTGTCGTACGTCCAGGTGGAGGGCTGCACGCCCGGGAAGACCATGCCCTTGTTGGCGTCCCTGGGCCGCTTCTTCGACCAGACGTAGTAGTCGCGGTAGCGGCTGTGGGGGTCCTTGCGCGCGGCCTGGAACCACGGGTGCTGATCCGACGTGTGGTTCACCACCAGGTCGATGATGACGCGGATGCCGTGCAGCCGGGCCTCGTGGGTGAAGGCCACGAAGTCACCCAGGTCCCCCAGGCGCGGATCCACGCCGTAGTAGTCGAGGATGTCGTAGCCGTTGTCGCGGTTGGGCGTGGGCTGGAAGGGCAACAGCCACAGGCAGGTGATGCCCAGGCCCGCCAGGTAGTCCAGCTTGCGCTTGAGGCCCTTGAAGTCCCCCACGCCGTCGCCGTTGCCGTCCATGAACGTCTCGACGTCGAGGCAGTAGACGATCGCGTTCTTGTACCAGAGGTCTTCAATCATCCCGTTTCCATGAGCCCTCCGCTCCCAGGAGGCATCCGGTGCCGTCCGCGCGCCGTGCGGAACCCCACACCCGAGGGCAGGCGGGCTTCGTTCAGCGAACACTCGCGCGAGGACCAGCCTCCCGGGCGGGCCGCGCCGGCTTCAGGGTGGACGCACCCATGCCCC
This genomic interval carries:
- a CDS encoding M12 family metallopeptidase translates to MRSNQHARWIRALTAVACLGTACRPDDAAGPATPPTPAPQAPAISGVRSAWVRIGPKAEAREVKYEAVNGLAIFEGDIVLGTVEDVERESPKVKAQAANRVSAESIQVTGSSKRWPNGVVPYVHVYGSLDDNYVVNDAIRHWQRKTGLRFVPISASTPSSTDHVYFVKGQGCTSAVGRQGGRQFITLEGACGLGAVIHELGHAIGFWHEQSREDRNDFIDILWDNIESGKEHNFEQQISNGDDFGAYDFGSIMHYGTTAFGRPDPVTGAPMQTIRTKGGQSIGQRSGLSTGDVASAASMYPGEMKGNFEEITSTGYVKGWTFDTASPEVSATVHIYIDGPAGSGGTYGGSAVANVARPDVNTAYDGILGNHGFYFPMPAYYRDGQNHTLYVYGIDVQGQYNPLLTGSPRTFNLPGAFGTLDNISNDGTVTGWALDLDSPAVSIPVYYSIDGNPASVGNVVANLYRSDVKTAYPMASGANGFSFRIPDVYVDGQEHTLRIYALDQQGRNSPLLVNAPKTFRLAMPSVYKAGVFAGTGSADQLIAIDGSGYGPRVSVSGYVNANGFPNTHYQEAWNASGLLNGWHNPSDIKLVGDFRGLGYDQMLFINTDGLNGRVMVADFRDGVAPAEVRYLEPWGLSGLLDGWHDPEDLQLAGDFLHRGHDQVLFFNRSGTGGRVMIADFSDGVAPAEVGYQESWTAPNSFEDCSEPDDKLYVGDFQHRGYDQVLCLNRSGTGARVKILDFSAGVGPAQVRYEEASGAFPLLDGLMDADDNQAAGDFRGLGYDQLLLVNNGTTGTAMLIADFLDGVAPAEVRYSEAQGVSYYPALLANRMLVGDFRGLGHDQVLYGGWYDPSYATIILDFSDGVAPPERLFQKVELN
- a CDS encoding alpha-amylase family protein; this translates as MIEDLWYKNAIVYCLDVETFMDGNGDGVGDFKGLKRKLDYLAGLGITCLWLLPFQPTPNRDNGYDILDYYGVDPRLGDLGDFVAFTHEARLHGIRVIIDLVVNHTSDQHPWFQAARKDPHSRYRDYYVWSKKRPRDANKGMVFPGVQPSTWTYDKEARLWYFHRFFDFQPDLNVANPEVREQILKIMGFWLELGVSGFRVDAVPFLVELKGLKNPGVKNPYKLLEEMREFLSWRRGDAILLAEANVTMDEVMEFFGDNDRMQLVFNFLANQNFYLALTKGDVTPLVQALKSAPKLPHTAQWANFLRNHDELDLGRLSDADRQAVFQALGPDKDMQLYDRGLRRRLAPMLDGDRRRIELAYSLMFSLPGTPVVWYGDELGMGENLALAERQAVRTPMQWSPEPHGGFTLAETPVKPLVSDGPFGFRQVNVAQQRRNPGSQLNWTERIIRARKECPELGWGAWKVLRTGNKGVLAIRYDWKGNAMVVLHNLSSKPCTVKLDPGGGEPCTLFNVLTEAHSEPVDGQRHVLMLEGYGYHWYRVGHENPARKHRTEPLP